The Tenacibaculum jejuense genome includes a window with the following:
- a CDS encoding RagB/SusD family nutrient uptake outer membrane protein, whose amino-acid sequence MKKFKKTSLLSLLILAISFVSCDEDDFLKEVNPNAITSDTFWQTQEQFNSALTTVYGALQFQSISGGLLQHQMVRGDIAGTEPWYRPLQFRNLTFNDGTFYVTDKWNELYIGVFRANQVINELQSADPSVMFADNSKVEIEAQARFLRAFFYFQIAHTYGQGIIHTTVPAAGEFNKDLSSMQEITETVIKPDLEFAKANLPQSWSDENLGRVTWGAATSLLGKVYLYEENWAMAAQNLKQVIDSGIYMLTPEILDNFRHDTEFNSESIFEVVYNDELAPGIGGGAVDDFPGGVGAEASTLATATGQLSFNAFNTVLASYYLHEMLINDEIDPVNPKNSSGNVHSERLTATIAPRNGEGNYYNTPFGDKPGWGFGQSAYVKKHSNWYHKDQEDAIEFSGRSGINFRHIRLADVYLMYAEAVLELNSDVKTAIEYIDRVRARAGVITLNQYLNDNGGTFPQLHISKQVHGTLPMVTASVENVMTHLRRVERPSELCFEGHRWNDLVRWGIVAEVFSELAADEAWREANKETILQVGNGGVAPLFIDERIRPDFMVANSSYNSNQHDYLPIPTGEVQANGNLITN is encoded by the coding sequence ATGAAAAAATTTAAAAAAACAAGTTTATTATCACTACTCATTTTAGCAATTAGCTTTGTAAGTTGTGATGAAGATGATTTCTTAAAGGAAGTGAATCCAAATGCTATTACAAGCGATACATTTTGGCAAACACAAGAACAATTTAATTCGGCATTAACTACTGTTTATGGAGCATTACAATTTCAGTCTATAAGTGGTGGACTTTTACAACACCAAATGGTTAGAGGTGATATTGCTGGTACAGAACCTTGGTATAGACCATTACAATTCCGAAACTTGACTTTTAATGATGGAACATTTTATGTAACAGACAAATGGAACGAATTGTACATTGGTGTATTTAGAGCCAATCAGGTAATAAATGAATTACAATCTGCTGATCCTTCAGTAATGTTTGCTGATAATAGTAAAGTAGAAATTGAAGCCCAAGCTCGATTTTTAAGAGCCTTCTTTTACTTTCAAATTGCTCATACGTACGGGCAGGGAATTATTCATACCACTGTTCCTGCAGCAGGAGAGTTCAATAAAGATTTATCTTCGATGCAAGAAATTACAGAGACTGTAATTAAACCAGATTTAGAGTTTGCTAAAGCAAATTTACCTCAATCTTGGTCTGATGAAAATTTAGGTCGTGTTACTTGGGGAGCAGCTACATCTTTACTTGGAAAAGTGTATTTGTATGAAGAAAATTGGGCTATGGCTGCTCAAAACCTTAAACAGGTAATTGATTCTGGAATTTATATGCTAACTCCTGAAATTCTTGATAATTTCAGACATGATACAGAGTTTAATTCTGAATCTATTTTTGAAGTAGTTTATAACGATGAATTAGCTCCCGGTATTGGTGGTGGAGCTGTTGATGATTTCCCTGGAGGTGTTGGTGCAGAAGCTTCTACTCTAGCAACTGCAACAGGTCAATTAAGTTTTAATGCTTTTAACACGGTTTTAGCTTCGTATTATTTACATGAAATGCTAATTAACGATGAAATAGATCCTGTAAATCCTAAAAATTCTTCAGGAAATGTTCACTCAGAAAGATTAACCGCAACAATTGCTCCTAGAAATGGTGAAGGTAATTATTACAATACTCCTTTTGGTGATAAACCAGGATGGGGATTCGGACAAAGTGCATATGTAAAAAAACATTCCAATTGGTATCATAAAGATCAAGAAGATGCTATTGAGTTTAGTGGTAGATCTGGAATTAATTTTAGACATATAAGACTTGCAGATGTGTATTTAATGTATGCTGAAGCTGTACTAGAATTAAACAGCGATGTTAAAACTGCTATTGAATATATAGACAGAGTTAGAGCTAGAGCTGGAGTAATTACCTTAAATCAATATTTAAATGATAATGGAGGAACTTTTCCTCAATTACACATTAGTAAACAAGTGCATGGTACTTTACCAATGGTTACTGCTTCTGTAGAAAATGTCATGACTCATTTACGTAGAGTTGAAAGACCTTCAGAATTATGCTTTGAAGGACATCGTTGGAATGATTTAGTACGATGGGGAATTGTTGCTGAAGTTTTTAGTGAACTTGCAGCCGATGAAGCTTGGAGAGAAGCAAATAAAGAAACTATTTTACAAGTTGGTAATGGCGGTGTAGCTCCTTTATTTATCGATGAAAGAATTAGACCAGATTTTATGGTAGCCAATAGCTCATATAATTCTAATCAGCACGATTATTTACCTATTCCTACAGGTGAGGTTCAAGCTAATGGTAATCTTATAACGAATTAA
- the galE gene encoding UDP-glucose 4-epimerase GalE: MKNILVTGGLGFIGSHTVVELQNAGFHVIIIDNLSNSKIEVLNNIEEITSKKPQFFNIDLRNKEDVKHFFNTNSIDGIIHFAASKAVGESVNKPLEYYENNINSLVYILQEMKTHTISNFIFSSSCTVYGQADELPITENSPIKPAESPYGNTKQIGEEIIRDTCKADNLSAISLRYFNPIGAHESIKIGELPIGVPQNLIPYITQTALGIREQLSVFGDDYDTPDGTAIRDYIHVVDLAKAHIAALERLLNKKNKENFEFFNVGTGKGNSVLEIIQKFETATNVKLNYKITNRRAGDVTAAFADVSKIQKELNWKNEKTLNEALISAWEWQKSVK, translated from the coding sequence ATGAAAAATATTTTAGTAACTGGCGGCCTAGGCTTTATCGGTTCACATACTGTTGTAGAACTTCAAAATGCAGGATTTCATGTAATAATTATTGATAATTTATCAAATTCAAAAATCGAAGTTCTTAATAATATTGAAGAAATAACCAGTAAAAAACCTCAATTCTTCAATATTGATTTACGTAATAAAGAAGATGTAAAACATTTTTTTAATACTAATTCAATTGATGGAATTATCCATTTTGCGGCTTCTAAAGCCGTAGGTGAAAGCGTAAATAAACCTTTAGAATATTATGAGAATAATATCAATTCGTTGGTATATATACTTCAAGAAATGAAGACTCATACTATTTCAAACTTTATTTTTAGTTCCTCATGCACTGTTTACGGACAGGCAGATGAGTTACCTATTACAGAAAATTCCCCAATTAAACCTGCTGAATCACCTTATGGTAACACCAAACAAATTGGTGAAGAAATTATACGAGATACTTGTAAAGCTGACAACTTAAGTGCCATATCTTTACGATATTTTAATCCTATTGGAGCTCATGAGAGTATTAAAATTGGGGAATTACCAATTGGAGTTCCGCAAAACTTAATTCCGTATATAACACAAACCGCTTTAGGAATTCGAGAACAACTTTCTGTTTTTGGTGACGATTACGATACACCCGACGGTACAGCAATTAGAGATTATATTCATGTAGTAGATTTAGCCAAAGCACATATCGCTGCTTTAGAAAGACTTTTAAATAAAAAGAATAAAGAGAATTTTGAATTCTTTAATGTTGGAACCGGAAAAGGTAATTCTGTATTAGAGATTATTCAAAAATTTGAAACTGCTACGAATGTAAAATTGAATTATAAAATTACAAATAGAAGAGCTGGTGATGTTACCGCTGCATTTGCTGATGTTTCTAAAATTCAAAAAGAATTAAACTGGAAAAATGAAAAAACTTTAAACGAAGCTCTTATTTCTGCATGGGAATGGCAGAAGTCTGTGAAATAA
- a CDS encoding SwmB domain-containing protein, translating into MKKIKLKNIIPLLLISFTGSFLIQCDKEETVLIEPNQRAIFTSEMDFDNRVNVNQDIDFADASAGVVSRTWTFPDNAVDIDGSDNNQTSSNKIVKAFFNQPGTYNVTLNQTFKGDVLANGQSTGSNVADTTIVVNVLSEVNINLRANILNDDGTLGNPLVIADNAENEVIASKKVRFSYTVDGDPDIFDWTFNGASPDTFDGSDVDVDVTYRSLGVHDLKFIARRDRPAGGDTISIKNLIKVVPSTEPVNLISVNELDGKIGLEFSRDMDPNSATASQFSVTLENNGATIPVNITNIDVDSNFPNILVLTLNETVFRDDEVTVSYTPGTLATTDRVNADAIPQTPVGFDRLENILTSILDHSFENSTNINDEWPDNMWGGMWAKYNRNVSSMRAKTGTNSLLVEYEPNGGMIINSGPATIPTEQGQTYELGFWIYVESLGNSDPAQFLPEIRFFADPPFQELGIVFFNDTFPTGQWLYQSLFFTANNTEDAKLLIRGFNEFNPEPLKFFIDDLTLRKVNLRP; encoded by the coding sequence ATGAAAAAAATTAAACTTAAAAATATTATTCCGTTACTTCTTATCTCTTTCACAGGGTCTTTTCTAATTCAATGTGATAAAGAAGAAACAGTATTAATTGAACCTAATCAAAGAGCTATTTTTACTTCTGAAATGGATTTTGATAACAGAGTTAATGTTAATCAAGATATTGATTTTGCTGATGCTTCTGCAGGAGTAGTTTCTAGAACTTGGACTTTTCCAGACAATGCTGTTGACATTGATGGATCAGACAATAATCAAACTTCTTCTAACAAAATAGTAAAAGCCTTTTTTAATCAACCAGGAACGTATAATGTAACTTTAAATCAAACATTTAAAGGTGATGTTTTAGCTAACGGTCAATCGACTGGTTCTAATGTAGCTGATACAACAATTGTTGTAAATGTATTATCTGAAGTGAATATTAATTTACGAGCAAATATTTTAAACGATGATGGTACTTTAGGTAATCCTTTAGTGATTGCTGATAATGCTGAAAATGAAGTTATAGCTAGTAAAAAGGTGCGTTTTTCGTATACTGTTGATGGTGATCCTGATATTTTTGATTGGACGTTTAACGGCGCATCTCCTGATACTTTTGATGGTTCAGATGTAGATGTTGATGTTACTTACAGAAGTTTAGGAGTTCACGATTTAAAGTTTATTGCTCGTAGAGATCGTCCTGCTGGTGGAGACACTATTTCAATAAAAAACCTAATTAAAGTAGTACCATCTACAGAACCTGTAAATTTAATTTCTGTTAATGAATTAGATGGAAAAATTGGTTTAGAATTCAGTAGAGATATGGATCCAAATAGTGCAACTGCTAGTCAGTTTAGTGTAACCTTAGAAAACAATGGAGCTACTATTCCAGTAAATATTACCAATATTGATGTTGACAGTAATTTTCCTAATATTTTAGTTCTTACGTTAAATGAAACTGTTTTTAGAGACGACGAGGTTACCGTATCCTATACTCCTGGTACTTTAGCAACAACAGATAGAGTAAATGCTGATGCTATTCCTCAAACACCTGTTGGATTCGATAGACTTGAAAATATATTAACTTCAATTTTAGATCATAGTTTCGAAAACAGTACGAATATAAATGATGAATGGCCAGACAATATGTGGGGTGGCATGTGGGCTAAGTATAATCGTAATGTTTCATCTATGAGAGCAAAAACTGGTACTAATAGTTTACTTGTTGAATACGAGCCAAACGGAGGCATGATTATAAATAGTGGACCTGCTACTATTCCAACAGAGCAAGGTCAGACTTATGAATTAGGTTTCTGGATTTACGTAGAAAGTTTAGGTAATAGTGATCCTGCTCAATTTTTACCAGAAATTAGATTCTTTGCTGATCCTCCTTTCCAAGAATTAGGTATTGTTTTCTTCAATGATACTTTCCCTACAGGACAATGGTTATATCAAAGTCTATTTTTTACTGCTAATAATACTGAAGATGCTAAATTACTTATTAGAGGATTTAATGAATTTAATCCAGAACCTTTAAAATTCTTTATAGATGATTTAACTTTAAGAAAAGTGAATTTGCGTCCATAA
- a CDS encoding alpha-amylase produces MRIRNHNADINNSNSGTSGVNSIYQSRLNNTSNQLNPNNPNYQGK; encoded by the coding sequence ATGAGAATTAGAAATCACAACGCAGACATTAATAATTCAAATTCAGGAACTAGTGGAGTAAACTCGATTTATCAAAGTCGTTTAAATAATACCTCTAATCAATTGAATCCTAATAACCCTAATTATCAAGGGAAATAA
- a CDS encoding SusC/RagA family TonB-linked outer membrane protein, producing MDGYLRYSHFKNPLITMIFLFLFGYIGAQQINVKGQVVDEENNPLPGTSIIIKGTSKGVETDFDGFYNINVDANNTLIFSFVGFKTQEIRVTKSDANLKVILKTDSNILNEVVVVGYGTQRKKEITGAVANVKAESITKLAVPDLGSALQGKVAGVNIQAANGRPGQAANIQIRGLGSVNPNALGPLYVVDGVPFTDNPNIAPEQIESVDILKDGASASVYGVRASNGVILITTKKGKSGRMKVDVNAYTGIQNITSGTPLMNTTQQLFAEDTRLDAIGQEPLVFFFNPNALDFNSDFVGDIQNNNALIQSASLNLNGGTDNLKINLNSSYFDQEGVIIKSSFRRIANRLTADYRKGKFRAFASVGITQEDTEEEPFALYEFAVAQNPWQPSLSQVENVGQNTVSIPVRNAILFSNLSRNLTNIDEREVNATNIAANFSYEIAKGLDIKLNLGRNTWDFRRKWFRPQYIVRDFSGQINPTASRSQALLDRFLIFNKRETLEGILNYKTNFGNHNLNFTGVISYEEQESQDIATGVIFDENASNDIQVLSAGAEATRPREVIQRNTLAGKLLRVQYNYDDRYLFSASYRRDGSSRFAPKNRFGNFFGFSAGWNIHEEDFFKVDFINSLKLRGSWAEVGNQNIPNYAFTPVIESGVNYPFGPNESLNFGFSQRRFVDENIRWETTISKNIGIDATFFNNKLSFTADYYENGREDMLLEQRLPPSSGTSQPGGGAGIFDVLVINAGDMINEGFEFALSYRDETKFGLKYNISSTFTRNRNTVTNLNGIQRGFANGRPITSQGPNIDFTTFLAVGREAGAFFLVENDGVIKTQEQLDAYLPIDSSAKLGDLMFVDQNGDNVIDDNDRVYKGSGQADFEVGLDFSFEYKNFDLYVQNFYSQGAEIYNGAKLHAYGQGRHRDLFNMWSPQNPNSDIPTDRISAFHNNVRARSDFFLEDGTYWRIRNITLGYTIPGLEASGIDKARIYLSSVNPFTFTRYTGFDPEVGGDGIFTRGVDRGDYPVSRQFSLGVQLSF from the coding sequence ATGGACGGATATTTGCGATATTCACATTTCAAAAATCCTTTAATTACTATGATCTTTTTGTTTCTTTTTGGGTACATCGGTGCTCAACAAATTAACGTAAAAGGACAAGTTGTGGATGAAGAAAACAACCCTCTACCAGGAACTAGTATAATTATTAAAGGTACAAGTAAAGGTGTAGAAACAGACTTTGACGGTTTTTATAATATAAACGTTGATGCTAATAATACGCTAATTTTTAGTTTTGTTGGCTTTAAAACTCAAGAAATAAGAGTAACTAAATCTGATGCTAATCTAAAGGTAATCTTAAAAACAGACTCCAACATATTAAATGAAGTAGTTGTTGTTGGATATGGAACACAACGTAAAAAAGAAATTACAGGTGCTGTAGCAAATGTAAAAGCAGAAAGTATAACAAAACTTGCTGTTCCTGATTTAGGAAGTGCGTTACAAGGTAAAGTAGCTGGGGTTAATATTCAAGCTGCAAATGGTAGACCAGGACAAGCAGCAAATATTCAAATTAGAGGTTTAGGATCTGTAAATCCAAATGCTTTAGGTCCTTTATATGTTGTTGATGGTGTTCCTTTTACAGATAATCCTAATATTGCCCCAGAGCAAATAGAATCTGTTGATATTTTAAAAGATGGTGCTTCTGCTTCTGTGTATGGAGTTAGAGCTTCTAATGGTGTAATTTTAATCACTACAAAAAAAGGTAAAAGTGGAAGAATGAAGGTAGATGTTAACGCATATACAGGTATTCAAAACATAACTTCTGGAACACCTTTAATGAATACAACTCAACAATTATTTGCAGAAGACACCAGATTAGATGCTATTGGACAAGAACCTCTTGTTTTCTTTTTTAATCCAAACGCTTTGGATTTTAATTCTGATTTTGTTGGAGACATCCAAAACAATAATGCATTAATTCAAAGTGCGAGTTTAAACTTAAATGGAGGAACAGATAATTTGAAAATAAATCTGAACAGTTCATACTTTGACCAAGAAGGAGTTATTATAAAATCTAGTTTCAGAAGAATTGCAAATAGATTAACTGCTGATTATAGAAAAGGAAAATTTAGAGCTTTTGCTTCTGTTGGTATTACACAAGAAGATACAGAAGAAGAACCTTTTGCTTTATACGAATTTGCAGTAGCTCAAAATCCTTGGCAACCAAGTCTTAGTCAAGTAGAAAATGTAGGACAAAACACTGTTTCTATTCCTGTTCGAAATGCTATTCTATTTAGTAATTTATCTAGAAACTTAACGAATATAGATGAAAGGGAAGTAAATGCTACAAACATTGCTGCTAACTTTAGTTACGAAATTGCAAAAGGATTAGACATTAAATTAAATTTAGGTAGAAATACTTGGGATTTCAGAAGAAAATGGTTCAGACCACAATATATCGTTAGAGATTTTAGCGGACAAATAAATCCAACTGCATCAAGATCGCAAGCACTTTTAGATCGATTTTTAATTTTTAATAAGAGAGAAACCTTAGAAGGAATTTTAAATTATAAAACCAACTTTGGTAACCATAATTTAAATTTCACAGGTGTAATTTCTTATGAAGAACAAGAAAGTCAAGATATTGCTACTGGTGTAATTTTCGATGAAAACGCAAGTAACGATATTCAAGTTTTAAGTGCTGGTGCAGAAGCAACAAGACCTAGAGAAGTAATTCAAAGAAATACTTTAGCTGGTAAATTATTAAGAGTTCAATACAATTACGATGATCGTTATTTGTTCTCTGCAAGTTACAGAAGAGACGGTTCGTCTAGGTTTGCACCAAAAAACAGATTCGGAAACTTCTTTGGTTTCTCTGCTGGTTGGAATATTCATGAAGAAGATTTCTTTAAAGTAGATTTTATCAATAGTTTAAAACTTAGAGGAAGTTGGGCTGAAGTAGGAAATCAAAATATTCCAAATTATGCTTTTACTCCTGTTATAGAATCTGGTGTTAATTATCCTTTTGGACCGAATGAAAGTTTAAATTTTGGTTTCTCTCAAAGACGTTTTGTTGATGAAAATATTCGTTGGGAAACTACTATTTCTAAAAATATTGGTATCGATGCCACATTCTTCAATAACAAACTTTCATTTACTGCCGATTATTATGAAAACGGAAGAGAAGATATGCTTTTAGAACAAAGACTTCCTCCTTCTTCGGGTACTTCTCAACCTGGTGGTGGAGCTGGTATTTTTGATGTACTAGTTATTAATGCTGGAGATATGATTAATGAAGGTTTTGAATTCGCATTATCTTACAGAGATGAAACTAAATTTGGTTTGAAATATAATATCTCTTCTACCTTTACAAGAAACCGAAATACTGTTACCAATTTAAACGGTATTCAAAGAGGTTTTGCAAATGGTAGACCTATTACTTCTCAAGGACCAAATATCGATTTTACAACATTCTTAGCAGTTGGTAGAGAAGCTGGGGCATTTTTCTTAGTTGAAAATGATGGCGTGATTAAAACTCAAGAACAATTAGATGCATATTTACCTATAGATAGTAGCGCTAAACTGGGAGATTTAATGTTTGTAGATCAAAACGGAGATAACGTAATAGATGATAATGATCGTGTTTATAAAGGCTCTGGTCAAGCAGATTTTGAAGTTGGTTTAGATTTTAGTTTTGAGTACAAAAACTTCGATTTATACGTACAGAACTTCTATTCTCAAGGAGCTGAAATTTATAATGGGGCAAAACTACATGCATACGGACAAGGAAGACATCGTGATTTATTCAATATGTGGTCTCCTCAAAATCCAAACTCAGATATTCCAACAGACAGAATTAGTGCTTTTCACAATAACGTAAGAGCTAGATCTGATTTCTTCTTAGAAGATGGAACCTATTGGAGAATAAGAAATATAACACTTGGTTATACAATACCTGGTTTAGAAGCATCAGGAATAGATAAAGCAAGAATTTATTTATCGTCTGTTAACCCTTTTACATTTACCAGATATACAGGTTTTGATCCTGAAGTTGGTGGTGATGGTATTTTTACTAGAGGAGTTGATCGTGGAGATTATCCTGTTTCTCGTCAATTTTCTTTAGGTGTTCAATTAAGTTTTTAA
- a CDS encoding S1 family peptidase — protein MIKKPSIYPLLILAFFISYTLTSLNKNSIATKSLLQQIIKGVVVDSEGISLPGITILNKNTGKGTTTDFDGNFSIEASLGDELVFTYIGFEQKSIIISNIEEELSIILNERAALNEVVVLSISESESERSQKQLIPCWNAPRLISPSIYDSRFESYELDSSTIWQQKIKKQIESVAMIVEKEKLYMVSENEYELDISNSLKEIYNLCDNQNFQEQPVVGNGTGFIISEDTMVTANHVFERDVDSYVVVFGFEVINESGKIHSRIKDSDIFYPKQVINRFEDLDVVTFNVDRPFKRPKLDWETSSKLKESNEIYMIGNPSGLPTKISLNADIIDNSTLEFFYTSLDSFQGNSGSPIFNLCTNKVIGILVSGEIDYEYNGDCYRTTLCTFPYCKGEKVIRVENIMRN, from the coding sequence ATGATTAAAAAGCCTAGCATATATCCTTTATTAATTTTAGCTTTTTTTATTAGTTATACATTAACCTCTTTAAATAAAAATAGTATAGCTACGAAAAGCTTATTACAACAAATTATCAAAGGAGTTGTTGTAGATAGTGAGGGAATTTCACTACCAGGTATTACTATTTTAAATAAAAATACTGGTAAAGGAACTACCACAGATTTTGACGGTAATTTTAGTATTGAAGCTTCTTTAGGAGATGAATTGGTATTTACTTACATAGGCTTTGAACAAAAAAGTATTATTATCAGTAATATCGAGGAAGAATTAAGCATAATATTAAATGAAAGAGCTGCTTTAAATGAAGTCGTTGTTCTGTCAATAAGTGAAAGCGAAAGTGAACGAAGTCAAAAACAGCTCATACCTTGTTGGAATGCTCCTCGACTTATTAGTCCATCTATTTATGACAGTAGATTTGAATCTTATGAACTTGATTCGTCAACTATTTGGCAACAAAAAATCAAAAAACAGATAGAATCTGTTGCCATGATTGTCGAAAAAGAAAAGTTATATATGGTTTCTGAAAACGAATATGAACTTGATATTTCCAATTCACTAAAAGAAATTTATAATCTATGTGATAATCAAAATTTTCAAGAACAACCTGTAGTAGGAAACGGCACTGGTTTTATTATTTCTGAAGACACTATGGTTACTGCGAATCATGTTTTTGAAAGAGATGTTGATAGTTATGTTGTAGTTTTTGGTTTTGAAGTCATTAATGAATCAGGCAAAATACATAGTCGAATAAAAGATTCAGATATATTTTACCCAAAACAAGTTATTAATCGTTTTGAAGATTTAGATGTAGTTACTTTTAATGTTGATAGACCTTTTAAAAGACCAAAACTTGATTGGGAAACTTCATCTAAATTAAAGGAGAGTAATGAAATTTATATGATTGGTAATCCATCTGGATTACCAACTAAAATTTCTTTAAATGCTGACATCATTGATAATTCAACACTTGAGTTTTTCTACACCTCTTTAGATAGTTTTCAAGGAAATTCAGGATCTCCAATTTTTAATTTATGTACAAATAAAGTTATAGGTATTTTGGTTTCTGGTGAGATCGATTATGAATATAACGGTGATTGTTATCGAACTACTTTATGTACTTTTCCATATTGCAAAGGAGAGAAAGTAATACGTGTAGAAAATATTATGAGAAATTGA